The following are encoded together in the Notolabrus celidotus isolate fNotCel1 chromosome 9, fNotCel1.pri, whole genome shotgun sequence genome:
- the LOC117819128 gene encoding GTPase IMAP family member 7-like, which translates to MAALKDSQSRDSLRMVLIGKTGSGKSATANTILGYDHFTPRVAPKPANTSCEQATGEIAGCPVTVVSTPGLYDTHLSNEAIQQELYKCFTMLAPGPHVFLLVLQIGFITPQELDSVELIKRVFGEKAKDFILIIFTRGEALEGQSVESYIEFCGGSVKKLVNDCGGRYAVLNHRAGNNQEQVRELLTKVETLVWANGGNCYNAEVFQLAKGVYEREREQIMSMGHYVSEREYKEMQAKLERDRQQNQAEVQKLRQEVYKMNAKLSERNNEWGCIIA; encoded by the coding sequence ATGGCAGCCCTCAAAGACAGTCAGAGCAGAGACAGTCTCAGGATGGTGCTGATTGGAAAGACTGGCAGTGGGAAGAGTGCAACAGCAAACACCATTTTAGGCTACGATCATTTCACTCCCAGAGTTGCCCCAAAGCCAGCTAATACATCCTGTGAACAAGCAACAGGGGAGATTGCTGGATGTCCTGTCACTGTGGTCAGCACCCCCGGCTTGTATGACACGCATCTGTCTAATGAAGCGATTCAACAGGAGCTTTATAAGTGCTTCACTATGTTAGCTCCTGGACCTCATGTGTTCTTACTGGTGCTGCAGATCGGGTTCATTACTCCACAGGAGTTAGACTCTGTTGAACTGATCAAGAGGGTTTTTGGCGAGAAGGCTAAAGATTTCATCCTCATCATATTCACCAGGGGAGAGGCACTGGAAGGTCAGTCAGTTGAGAGTTATATTGAATTTTGCGGTGGCTCTGTCAAAAAACTTGTAAATGACTGTGGAGGGAGATACGCTGTCCTCAATCACAGAGCAGGGAATAACCAAGAACAAGTCAGAGAGCTGCTGACAAAGGTCGAGACCCTGGTGTGGGCAAATGGTGGCAACTGCTACAACGCTGAGGTGTTCCAATTAGCGAAAGGAGTCTATGAAAGGGAGAGGGAGCAAATCATGAGTATGGGACACTATGTCAGTGAAAGAGAATATAAGGAAATGCAAGCAAAGCTAGAGAGAGATAGACAACAAAACCAGGCAGAGGTACAAAAACTCAGACAAGAAGTGTATAAAATGAATGCAAAGCTTTCAGAGAGAAACAACGAATGGGGTTGCATCATCGCCTAA
- the LOC117818897 gene encoding E3 ubiquitin-protein ligase rnf152, which yields MNPYGDTTLNSGSQSPPPSSPPDPSYDPPPAAMLPSPQIIQTSQNLETDLSFHGPSEQGGVQNEVDRSVSPPPASDLVLSLASSLSENTSPLNPYLVPSTPPSCQISVIIPSPDLHPTPLHPQCCDDSSPDLECSICFSQFNNVFRCPKMLQCKHTFCLECLARINVKSTQPNAIQCPLCRSFTPLPDLGLPKLTTDSDVLSYLPAAMQRVYSIRFHRNKGKLQVKRSSDGNNRWGQRSLTSLRSTNRSLDVGLPSPPAGGHSGRETGGCGEALFRLTGRPACRTFLLTSVVMMLMLLTGIVIFLLTYDMDPGSK from the exons ATGAATCCCTACGGAGACACAACCCTGAACTCTGGTTCTCAAAGTCCGCCTCCGTCTTCCCCTCCTGACCCTTCCTATGATCCACCTCCTGCAGCCATGTTACCGTCTCCTCAGATCATCCAGACCAGTCAGAACCTTGAGACGGATTTAAGCTTTCATGGTCCTTCAGAACAAGGTGGAGTTCAGAACGAGGTGGACCGCTCCGTGTCTCCACCTCCAGCCTCAGATCTGGTCCTCAGCCTTGCGTCGAGCCTATCAGAAAACACGTCTCCACTAAACCCTTACCTCGTTCCCTCTACTCCGCCCTCCTGCCAGATCTCCGTCATCATCCCATCCCCAGACCTCCACCCGACTCCACTCCACCCTCAGTGCTGCGATGACTCCAGTCCGGACCTGGAGTGCTCCATCTGCTTCAGCCAGTTCAACAACGTCTTCCGCTGTCCCAAGATGCTTCAGTGCAAGCACACGTTCTGCCTGGAGTGCCTGGCGCGCATCAACGTCAAGTCGACTCAGCCCAACGCCATCCAGTGCCCGCTGTGCCGCAGCTTCACACCGCTGCCCGACCTCGGCCTGCCCAAGCTGACCACCGACTCGGACGTGCTGTCCTACCTGCCGGCCGCCATGCAGAGAGTCTACAGCATCCGCTTCCACAGGAACAAAGGGAAGCTGCAGGTCAAAAG GTCATCTGACGGTAATAATCGGTGGGGTCAAAGGTCGCTGACATctctgaggtcaacaaaccgcTCCCTGGACGTGGGGCTTCCCAGCCCGCCTGCAGGGGGTCACAGCGGCAGAGAGACAGGCGGCTGTGGCGAAGCTCTCTTCAGACTGACGGGCCGGCCGGCGTGCCGAACCTTCCTCCTGACGTCCGTGgtgatgatgctgatgctgctgaCGGGCATCgtcatcttcctcctcacctACGACATGGACCCAGGCAGTaagtga